Within Actinoplanes sp. L3-i22, the genomic segment GCGACCGCCGTCTCGACCCGCCCCAGGCGGGCCTTCAGATCAGCGACCAGGTCAAGGGCCCTGTCCCGGACGCCGGTGGCCGCGCCCACCTCGACGAACGTCCCCAGCACGTCGGCCAGGGTGTGCGGGTCGAGACTGAGCACGTCGGCCCGGCAGCCCAGGTGGGTGAGCGCGTCGTCCACGTGCCCGGACGGCAGCGCGCACACCCGGCACAGGTCCTGGGTGAGGATGAGATCCGGCGCCAGCCCGGCGAGCGCGTCCGCGTGCAGGGTGTAGAGATCGCCACCCACCGCCAGCTGGGTCCGCACGTAGTCGTCGATCTGGCCCGGGGTCATGTCCCGGGTGTCGCGCCCGCCGACCACCACGGTGTTCGCCGAGCGGGCGGCGGCCGGTTCGTCGCACTCGAACGTCACACCGACCAGGTCGTCCCCCAGCCCCAGGGCATAGACGATCTCGGTGGCGGACGGCAGCAGGGAGACCAGACGCATACCCCTGACCATAGGCCGAAAGTCTGATACCGGGACCCGGGAATACCACCGTGGTCCGATGCGGCCGGCGGGCACCGAGGTCGATGCTGAACGTCATCGCAGCTCTCTTGGAAGGGGATCCGGAGATGACGACCGCGCCGCTCACCGGGACGACGACCGCACCACTGCCCGAGCCCGCCCCACCCGTGGATCCGACCGCGCGCCTGTCGGACGGGGACGCGCTCGTGCTGGACTACCTCGCGGCGCTCTGGGCGGCCAGCGAGGACCTGCCCGCCGAGCTGCGCGACGAGTTGATGCGCACGGTCAGCGACTACGTGGCGGCCCGCCGCGCGCCGGGCGCCGACGCCGGCCCGGTGCTCAGCCGGTTAGGGCCGCCGGCGGACCTGGCCGCGGCGACCCGGCGGGGCTACCTCCCGGTGCACCTGCGCCTGCCGGTGCCCGGGCCGGCGCCGGAGCGGCAGCCCCGGGTCACGGTGGTCGGCGGCGCCGAGTCGGCGGCGCTCGCGCTGCTGATCGGCGGGGCGTTCCTGCTGCCGGTGATCAGCCCGGCCGCCGGCATGCTGATCGCCACCGGCTCGGCCCGCTGGACCCCGGCCCAGAAAGCGGCCGGCTGGCTCCTGACCGCGGGCTCGGCGGCCGCCGCGTTCCTGACGGTCCTGGTCCTGGCCAGCTTCTACGTGTCGGCCGGGCCGGTCCTGGTCCTGGGCTACCTGGCCGCGTGCGCCGGCTCGGTGGTGGCCGGCCTGGTCCTGCTGGCCGGCATGCGCCCGCGCCCGGCGTCCTAGCCGGCGCGCACCCGCCGCCGGGCGGCCCGGCGACATCGCGCGGGCCGGCCCGGTCAGGCGGCGGGGTCAGGTGGCGGGGGACAGGGGATCGGCGGGGACGCCCAGGATCTCGGTCAGGACCTGGTTCCAGACGGCCCGCGGCGGCATCTCGTGCCCGACCCCCTCCAGCCAGACCAGCCGTGACCCGGGGATGACCCGCGCCAGCTCCCGCGGATGCTCCGCGGGGAACCGGTGGTCCAGCGTCCCGTGCAGGATCAGCGTCGGCACCTCGATGGTGGCCAGCCGGTCCCGCACCGGTGGCCCGTAGCCCGCCTGCCGATGGTTGAGCCGGGCCGCCCCCAGATTCCCGGACCGGTCGAAGACCCGCTCGGCGAGGCGCCGCAGCTGTGGCTCGTCCGGCGTGAACGGCCCGCCCCGGGCCCGGATCTCGGCGATCAGGCAGCTCACCGCGGCCCGCCGGTTCGACCAGTCGACCTCGTCGGTCGTGGCGCGGACCCGCACCGAGACGCCCGGGGCGCTCCGGACCGCGAGCGCGGTCACCCCGGCGAGCACCGGCGTCGCGTCCGGGCCGAGGCCGGCGCTGGTCGCGATCAGGGTGAGCGAGAGGACCCGGTGTGGGTGCTCGACGGCGATCCGCTGGGCGAGCGCGCCGCCCAGGGACAGCCCGACCAGGTGCGCGGCGGGCACGCCGAGCGCGTCGAGGAGGCCGAGCGCGTCGTTCATCAGGTCCACACCCGAGTACGACGCCCCGGCTGGGAACGCGCTGGATCGGCCGGTGTCCCGATGGTCGTAGCGGATGACGAACCGTCCGCCGGCGGCCAGCCGGCGGCAGAACTCGTCGTCCCACCAGTCCATCGAGCTGGCCTCGCCCGCGAGCAGCAGGAGAGGCGGATCGGTGCGTTCACCGAAGGTTTCCAGGCACACCTGGATGCCGTTGACCGGCATCATCGTCTCGGTCACCACCAGGCCATTGTGGCGGTGCTCACCGACAGTCAGGTTAAAACGGGATCACAACGGATGACGAGATCAATGTGAACAGATCGGGCCCGTTGCCGTCCGATAAGTGATCATGCGACGGAACTGCGGAGTTCACGAGGTCACGCCCGGCTCTGTGGTTGACTCCGACTCGTGAGATTACCCGAAATGTCGGAATTTGAGCCGCACCGGACGGAGCTGGACGCCGCCTTCGAGGGGACCCGGGTCCCCGGGCTCCGGGCCGAGTTCTTCCGCCGTCCCGACGGGGAGCGGATCGCCAGCGTGGGCCGCTACTCGCTCGGCGGCGAGGAGTTGCTGCTCGCCTGGGGGTACGTGGACGAGGAGCACTGCCGGCACAACGCCGTACGCAAGGAATCCGGGGGTTGGTATCCGGCGGAAGCCGGATGTCCGAAGGTGGAGCTGATTAAGGACGGCCAGGCCGTGATCGGCCTGGCCGTGCGCGCGCCCACGGGCGAATGGGTGCGCGCGGTGGGTGGCTGAGGAGCCGCGATCCCGGCGGGACCGCGGCCGGGTCAGTGCGAGGTCTCCGCGGCGGTGACCGTGGCCCGGGACTGGTTGCG encodes:
- a CDS encoding alpha/beta hydrolase, which encodes MVTETMMPVNGIQVCLETFGERTDPPLLLLAGEASSMDWWDDEFCRRLAAGGRFVIRYDHRDTGRSSAFPAGASYSGVDLMNDALGLLDALGVPAAHLVGLSLGGALAQRIAVEHPHRVLSLTLIATSAGLGPDATPVLAGVTALAVRSAPGVSVRVRATTDEVDWSNRRAAVSCLIAEIRARGGPFTPDEPQLRRLAERVFDRSGNLGAARLNHRQAGYGPPVRDRLATIEVPTLILHGTLDHRFPAEHPRELARVIPGSRLVWLEGVGHEMPPRAVWNQVLTEILGVPADPLSPAT
- a CDS encoding ABC transporter substrate-binding protein; amino-acid sequence: MRLVSLLPSATEIVYALGLGDDLVGVTFECDEPAAARSANTVVVGGRDTRDMTPGQIDDYVRTQLAVGGDLYTLHADALAGLAPDLILTQDLCRVCALPSGHVDDALTHLGCRADVLSLDPHTLADVLGTFVEVGAATGVRDRALDLVADLKARLGRVETAVAGRPRPKVAVVEWVDPPFTGGHWVPDLVTAAGGEPVAARPGKRSVQVSWAELAAPGPDVVLVTPCGYHLAGAVRQAESVRSHFPGAQVWAIDGDGLVVRPGPRLVDGVEAIAAILHPDVVPAARPETIRRVQ